Proteins encoded by one window of Dietzia sp. B32:
- the rpsD gene encoding 30S ribosomal protein S4, protein MARYTGPATRKSRRLGVDLVGGDTAFERRPFPPGHHGRARIKESEYRTQLQEKQKARFTYGVMEKQFRRYYEEANRRAGKTGENLLQILESRLDNVVYRAGLARTRRQARQLVAHGHFLVNDQKVTIPSYRVSQYDIVDVRPKSTKMDWYEIAQETLGERPVPAWLQVVPTTLRILVHQLPERAQIDVPLQEQLIVELYSK, encoded by the coding sequence ATGGCACGTTACACCGGCCCCGCCACCCGCAAGTCCCGCCGTCTGGGCGTGGACCTCGTGGGTGGAGACACCGCATTCGAGCGTCGGCCCTTCCCGCCCGGTCACCACGGCCGCGCGCGGATCAAGGAGTCCGAGTACCGCACCCAGCTGCAGGAGAAGCAGAAGGCCCGCTTCACCTACGGCGTGATGGAGAAGCAGTTCCGTCGTTACTACGAGGAGGCGAACCGCCGCGCCGGCAAGACCGGTGAGAACCTCCTGCAGATCCTCGAGTCGCGACTGGACAACGTCGTGTACCGCGCGGGTCTCGCACGGACGCGTCGCCAGGCCCGTCAGCTCGTGGCGCACGGCCACTTCCTGGTCAACGACCAGAAGGTGACCATCCCGAGCTACCGCGTCTCGCAGTACGACATCGTCGACGTCCGCCCCAAGTCGACCAAGATGGACTGGTACGAGATCGCCCAGGAGACCCTCGGCGAGCGTCCCGTCCCGGCGTGGCTGCAGGTCGTCCCGACGACCCTGCGGATCCTCGTCCACCAGCTCCCCGAGCGCGCGCAGATCGATGTGCCGCTGCAGGAGCAGCTGATCGTCGAGCTCTACTCGAAGTGA
- the rpsK gene encoding 30S ribosomal protein S11 encodes MPPKSRAAGPKKTGRRKDKKNVPLGQAHIKSTFNNTIVSITDPSGGVLAWASSGHVGFKGSRKSTPFAAQLAAENVARKAQEHGVKKVDVFVKGPGSGRETAIRSLQAAGLEVGTISDVTPQPHNGCRPPKRRRV; translated from the coding sequence ATGCCCCCCAAGTCACGCGCTGCGGGCCCCAAGAAGACGGGCCGTCGCAAGGATAAGAAGAATGTGCCGCTGGGCCAGGCCCACATCAAGAGCACGTTCAACAACACCATCGTCTCGATCACCGACCCGTCCGGTGGCGTCCTCGCATGGGCGTCCTCCGGCCACGTCGGCTTCAAGGGCTCGCGCAAGTCGACGCCCTTCGCCGCCCAGCTCGCCGCCGAGAACGTGGCCCGCAAGGCGCAGGAGCACGGCGTCAAGAAGGTCGACGTGTTCGTCAAGGGCCCCGGCTCGGGACGTGAGACCGCGATCCGCTCGCTCCAGGCCGCCGGCCTGGAGGTGGGCACGATCTCCGATGTCACCCCCCAGCCCCACAACGGCTGTCGTCCGCCCAAGCGGCGTCGAGTCTGA
- the rpsM gene encoding 30S ribosomal protein S13 gives MARLAGVDLPRDKRMEIALTYIFGIGRTRSLEILERTGISPDLRTKDLSDEQLTVLRDDIEGNYKVEGDLRREIQGDIRRKIEIGSYQGLRHRRGLPVRGQRTKTNARTRKGPKKTVAGKKK, from the coding sequence ATGGCACGCCTTGCCGGCGTCGATCTCCCACGCGACAAGCGCATGGAGATCGCGCTCACCTACATTTTCGGCATCGGTCGCACCCGGTCGTTGGAGATCCTGGAGCGTACGGGCATCAGCCCGGACCTGCGCACCAAGGACCTGTCCGACGAGCAGCTGACCGTCCTTCGTGACGACATCGAGGGCAACTACAAGGTGGAGGGTGACCTCCGCCGCGAGATCCAGGGCGACATCCGCCGGAAGATCGAGATCGGTAGTTACCAGGGACTGCGTCACCGTCGTGGCCTGCCCGTCCGTGGTCAGCGCACCAAGACCAACGCCCGCACCCGTAAGGGTCCGAAGAAGACCGTCGCCGGAAAGAAGAAGTAA
- the infA gene encoding translation initiation factor IF-1, translating into MAKKDGAIEVEGRVVEPLPNAMFRIELENGHKVLAHISGKMRQHYIRILPEDRVVVELSPYDLTRGRIVYRYK; encoded by the coding sequence ATGGCAAAGAAAGACGGAGCCATCGAGGTCGAGGGCCGTGTCGTTGAGCCGTTGCCGAACGCTATGTTCCGCATCGAGCTCGAGAACGGGCACAAGGTCCTCGCACACATCAGCGGCAAGATGCGGCAGCACTACATCCGCATCCTGCCGGAAGACCGCGTCGTCGTGGAGCTCTCGCCCTACGACCTGACCCGGGGTCGGATCGTCTACCGCTACAAGTAA
- a CDS encoding lipase family protein → MLAQQASVPLRSVVQGAAALVVALAVVLAHVAGPGVPTSAAQSVMEGGAGSIEADPQPGPFYHADPQALADAPLGEVINSRVVTMPAFLGYRVTEIAYRSTDSRDRPLLATATVVRPPHARPDGPVLSYQHYLNALGQRCAPTETLVHPTLETVQDNAMVFLRARLDQGWTVIIPDHLGPKVAYPGGQLSGRIVLDGMRAVRDDPRFDSRHSRFGALGYSGGGIASAWVSLLHDDYAPDVNLVGVAQGGVPTDMTTMARMVGNWPHPAFGLAFAAAVGMAREYPEAIRLEEKLTPDGWALYSQLKGRCTATLLTFGAFRSVPMVLRGGDLLAEEGLMRAFAENSIRQSPDVPRVPVFMWHSGTDPLVPFWDAEETAKRYCREGAPLTWEPGLAPEHLMGAVEKLPTAMNWLQQRFDGVPAGRACYV, encoded by the coding sequence ATGCTCGCTCAGCAGGCGTCTGTCCCGCTCCGATCGGTCGTGCAGGGGGCCGCCGCGCTGGTCGTGGCGCTCGCTGTGGTCCTGGCCCATGTCGCGGGGCCGGGCGTGCCGACGTCGGCCGCCCAGTCCGTCATGGAGGGTGGCGCGGGGTCCATCGAGGCCGATCCTCAGCCGGGGCCCTTCTACCACGCGGATCCACAGGCCCTCGCGGACGCCCCGCTCGGTGAGGTCATCAACTCGAGGGTCGTGACCATGCCGGCCTTCCTCGGGTACCGGGTCACCGAGATCGCCTACCGGTCGACCGACTCGCGGGACCGGCCACTACTGGCCACCGCGACCGTCGTCCGGCCACCTCACGCCCGGCCCGACGGCCCGGTGTTGAGCTACCAGCATTATCTCAACGCGTTGGGCCAGCGTTGCGCACCCACCGAGACCCTGGTGCACCCGACGCTCGAGACCGTGCAGGACAACGCCATGGTGTTCCTGCGGGCGCGCCTGGACCAGGGGTGGACGGTGATCATCCCGGACCATCTCGGTCCGAAGGTCGCCTACCCCGGCGGGCAGCTGTCGGGCCGCATCGTGCTGGACGGGATGCGAGCGGTCCGGGACGACCCCCGCTTCGATTCCAGGCACAGCCGGTTCGGCGCCCTCGGCTACTCCGGGGGCGGCATCGCGAGTGCATGGGTGTCCCTCCTGCACGACGACTACGCCCCCGACGTGAACCTGGTCGGCGTGGCACAGGGCGGTGTCCCGACCGACATGACCACGATGGCGCGGATGGTCGGGAACTGGCCGCACCCGGCGTTCGGGTTGGCGTTCGCGGCGGCCGTCGGCATGGCGCGGGAGTACCCGGAGGCCATCCGACTCGAGGAGAAGCTCACCCCGGACGGATGGGCGCTCTACAGCCAGCTGAAGGGACGGTGCACGGCGACGCTGCTGACATTCGGGGCGTTCCGGTCCGTCCCGATGGTCCTCCGGGGCGGCGATCTCCTGGCGGAGGAGGGGCTCATGCGGGCGTTCGCGGAGAACAGCATCCGCCAGAGTCCGGACGTACCCCGGGTCCCGGTGTTCATGTGGCATTCCGGGACCGACCCGCTCGTGCCGTTCTGGGACGCGGAGGAGACTGCCAAGCGATACTGCCGGGAGGGCGCACCGCTGACCTGGGAGCCCGGTCTCGCGCCGGAGCACCTCATGGGTGCGGTGGAGAAGCTGCCCACGGCGATGAACTGGCTCCAGCAGCGCTTCGACGGGGTGCCGGCGGGGCGCGCCTGTTACGTCTGA
- the map gene encoding type I methionyl aminopeptidase, whose protein sequence is MFGRSRKSAVIARTPGELDAMEAAGRIVGRALVAAREAAVPGATTGDLDEVVEQLIREAGAIPSFKGYEGFPGSICSSVNEVVVHGIPGPGTVLGEGDLVSVDCGAILDGWHGDSAWSFGVGTLDPGVATLNEATREVLEEGILAMLPGNKLTDVSHALEVATRRAEERHGVTLGIVDGFGGHGIGREMHEWPFLANEGKPGKGPRLQEGSVLAIEPMLVLGGETDTRTLSDDWTVVTVDGSPASHWEHTVAVTADGPRILTPRPRD, encoded by the coding sequence GTGTTCGGACGCTCCCGTAAGAGCGCGGTCATCGCGCGCACCCCGGGTGAGCTCGATGCGATGGAGGCCGCGGGCCGCATCGTCGGGCGTGCCCTGGTCGCCGCCCGCGAGGCCGCGGTCCCCGGTGCCACCACCGGTGATCTCGACGAGGTGGTGGAGCAGTTGATCCGTGAGGCCGGCGCGATCCCGTCCTTCAAGGGATACGAGGGGTTCCCGGGATCCATCTGTTCGTCGGTCAACGAGGTCGTGGTCCACGGGATCCCCGGGCCCGGGACCGTCCTGGGGGAGGGCGACCTCGTCTCCGTCGACTGCGGTGCCATCCTCGACGGCTGGCACGGGGACTCCGCGTGGTCCTTCGGTGTGGGCACGCTCGACCCGGGGGTCGCGACGCTCAACGAGGCGACCCGGGAGGTCCTCGAGGAGGGCATCCTGGCTATGCTGCCGGGGAACAAGCTCACGGACGTCTCCCACGCCCTGGAGGTGGCGACCCGACGTGCGGAAGAGCGTCACGGTGTCACCCTGGGGATCGTCGACGGGTTCGGCGGTCACGGGATCGGTCGCGAGATGCATGAGTGGCCGTTCCTGGCCAACGAGGGCAAGCCCGGCAAGGGCCCCAGGCTCCAGGAGGGGTCGGTCCTGGCCATCGAGCCGATGCTCGTGCTCGGAGGGGAGACCGACACCAGAACGCTCTCCGATGACTGGACCGTGGTCACCGTGGACGGATCGCCGGCGTCACACTGGGAACACACGGTCGCCGTGACGGCGGACGGTCCCCGAATCCTCACTCCGCGCCCGCGCGACTGA
- a CDS encoding adenylate kinase yields the protein MRLVLLGPPGAGKGTQAALLSEKLGVPHISTGDLFRANISQGTDLGREAKTYIDAGNLVPAEVTNRMVEARIAEPDATEGFLLDGYPRSAAQADALKEMLRGAGHSLDAVLEFKVDDDTVVKRMLARGREDDTEDVIRNRMSVYRSETAPLLEYYAGEVKSIDAVGEVEEINARALAALGR from the coding sequence ATGCGTCTCGTCCTCCTCGGCCCCCCCGGAGCCGGCAAGGGAACCCAGGCGGCTCTGCTGTCGGAGAAGCTCGGCGTACCGCACATCTCGACCGGTGATCTGTTCCGCGCCAACATCTCCCAGGGCACCGACCTGGGCAGGGAGGCCAAGACCTACATCGATGCCGGCAACCTGGTCCCCGCCGAGGTGACGAACCGCATGGTCGAGGCCCGTATCGCCGAGCCCGACGCCACCGAGGGGTTCCTCCTCGACGGCTACCCGCGCAGCGCCGCGCAGGCGGACGCCCTCAAGGAGATGCTCCGCGGGGCGGGTCACTCCCTCGACGCCGTCCTCGAGTTCAAGGTCGACGACGACACGGTGGTGAAGCGGATGCTCGCCCGCGGCCGTGAGGACGACACCGAGGACGTGATCCGTAATCGGATGTCGGTGTACCGGTCCGAGACGGCCCCACTGCTCGAGTACTACGCGGGTGAGGTCAAGAGCATCGACGCCGTGGGTGAGGTCGAGGAGATCAACGCACGCGCTCTCGCCGCGCTGGGGCGCTGA
- the secY gene encoding preprotein translocase subunit SecY, producing the protein MLSALASAIKDRDLRKKIFFTLGIIILYRIGAQIPSPGVDYPKLRGLLDTAMTGDNAQLFSLVNLFSGGALLQLSVFAIGIMPFITASIIVQLLTVVIPYFEQLKKEGQSGQAKMTQYTRYLTIALAVLQSAGIVALADRGQLLGNGQSVLMDDSILTLVTIVIVMTAGAALVMWFGELITDRGVGNGMSLLIFAGIASRIPAEGVNIYQNSSTMKFAAVMLAVVLIVVAVVFVEQGQRRIPVQYAKRMVGRRQYGGTSTYLPLKVNQAGVIPVIFASSLMYVPILITQLIQGPEPSGDGFWQRYVMQYLQNPSSWGYILLYFALIIFFAYFYVAIQFDPMEQAENMKKYGGFIPGIRPGRPTAEYLGYVLNRILLFGSLYLGLIAVLPNVFLDMGSGGGDLQNMPFGGTAVLIMVSVGLDTVKQIEAQLMQRNYEGFLK; encoded by the coding sequence GTGCTCTCCGCACTCGCGTCCGCGATCAAGGACCGCGATCTGAGGAAGAAGATCTTCTTCACCCTCGGGATCATCATCCTCTACCGGATCGGCGCGCAGATCCCGTCACCCGGCGTCGACTACCCCAAGCTCCGGGGCCTGCTCGACACAGCGATGACCGGCGACAACGCGCAGTTGTTCTCGCTGGTGAACCTCTTCTCCGGTGGTGCGTTGCTGCAGCTGTCCGTGTTCGCGATCGGCATCATGCCGTTCATCACCGCGAGCATCATCGTGCAGCTGCTCACCGTCGTGATCCCGTACTTCGAGCAGTTGAAGAAGGAGGGGCAGTCCGGTCAGGCCAAGATGACGCAGTACACGCGTTATCTGACGATCGCGCTCGCCGTCCTCCAGTCCGCGGGCATCGTCGCACTGGCGGACCGGGGTCAGCTCCTCGGTAACGGCCAGTCCGTGCTCATGGACGACAGCATCCTCACCCTGGTCACCATCGTCATCGTGATGACCGCCGGCGCCGCCCTCGTCATGTGGTTCGGCGAGCTGATCACGGACCGCGGCGTGGGCAACGGTATGTCGCTGCTCATCTTCGCCGGTATCGCATCCCGGATCCCGGCCGAGGGTGTGAACATCTACCAGAACTCGTCGACCATGAAGTTCGCGGCGGTCATGTTGGCCGTCGTCCTCATCGTCGTCGCCGTCGTGTTCGTCGAGCAGGGGCAGCGACGGATCCCGGTCCAGTACGCCAAGCGGATGGTGGGACGCCGCCAGTACGGCGGCACCTCCACCTACCTACCGCTCAAGGTCAACCAGGCCGGCGTCATCCCGGTGATCTTCGCGTCCTCCCTCATGTACGTCCCGATCCTCATCACCCAGTTGATCCAGGGTCCCGAGCCGTCGGGCGACGGGTTCTGGCAGCGGTACGTGATGCAGTATCTGCAGAACCCCTCCAGCTGGGGTTACATCCTCCTGTACTTCGCCCTCATCATCTTCTTCGCGTACTTCTACGTGGCCATCCAGTTCGACCCGATGGAGCAGGCCGAGAACATGAAGAAGTACGGCGGGTTCATCCCGGGGATCCGACCGGGCCGCCCCACGGCGGAGTACCTGGGCTACGTCCTCAACCGGATCCTGCTGTTCGGTTCGCTCTATCTCGGACTGATCGCGGTACTGCCCAACGTCTTCCTCGACATGGGCAGCGGGGGTGGAGATCTCCAGAACATGCCGTTCGGCGGCACCGCTGTGCTCATCATGGTCTCCGTGGGCCTCGACACGGTGAAGCAGATCGAGGCGCAGCTGATGCAGCGCAATTACGAGGGCTTCCTCAAGTAG
- the rplO gene encoding 50S ribosomal protein L15, translated as MTIKLHHLRPAPGSHAEKIRVGRGEGGKRGKTAGRGTKGTKARKNVPAAFEGGQMPIHMRLPKLKGFKNRNKVVFQVVNVADIQRLFPNGGEVGVAELVAAGAVRKNQPVKVLGDGDISVAVTLTVDKVSASAKSKIEAAGGSVSEAGA; from the coding sequence ATGACCATCAAGTTGCATCACCTGCGCCCGGCTCCCGGGTCGCACGCCGAGAAGATCCGTGTGGGTCGCGGCGAAGGCGGCAAGCGGGGCAAGACCGCCGGCCGCGGCACCAAGGGTACGAAGGCGCGTAAGAACGTCCCCGCGGCGTTCGAGGGCGGCCAGATGCCGATCCACATGCGGCTCCCGAAGCTCAAGGGCTTCAAGAACCGCAACAAGGTCGTCTTCCAGGTCGTCAACGTGGCCGACATCCAGCGGTTGTTCCCGAACGGCGGGGAGGTCGGCGTGGCCGAGCTCGTGGCCGCGGGAGCCGTCCGTAAGAACCAGCCGGTCAAGGTTCTGGGCGACGGGGACATCTCCGTTGCCGTCACCCTGACCGTCGACAAGGTTTCCGCCTCGGCCAAGAGCAAGATCGAGGCTGCCGGCGGAAGCGTGTCGGAGGCCGGGGCCTGA